A portion of the Candidatus Ruthia endofausta genome contains these proteins:
- the hisB gene encoding imidazoleglycerol-phosphate dehydratase HisB produces MIKVSRKTNETDISVELNLYGTGQANIDTGVPFLDHMLDQVARHGLMDLTIKCDGDTQIDDHHSVEDIGITLGKAFVQAVGDKKGFTRYGYSYVPLDEALSRVVLDLSGRPSLDLNVSFMRAMIGTFDVDLISEFFQGFVNHALITLHIDNLKGVNSHHQAETIFKAFGRALRMAITKDERQKGMIPSTKGLL; encoded by the coding sequence ATGATTAAAGTATCTAGAAAAACCAATGAAACTGATATTAGTGTTGAACTCAATTTATATGGCACAGGTCAAGCAAATATAGACACCGGTGTGCCATTTTTGGATCATATGCTGGATCAAGTTGCACGGCACGGTTTAATGGATTTAACCATTAAATGCGATGGTGATACACAAATTGATGATCACCACAGTGTTGAAGATATTGGAATTACATTGGGTAAAGCCTTTGTTCAAGCAGTCGGTGATAAAAAAGGCTTTACCCGTTATGGTTATTCTTATGTGCCACTGGATGAAGCGCTATCACGTGTTGTGTTAGATCTTTCTGGCCGCCCTAGTTTGGATTTAAATGTGAGTTTTATGCGCGCTATGATTGGCACTTTCGATGTTGATTTGATTTCAGAATTTTTCCAAGGCTTTGTGAACCATGCGTTGATTACACTGCATATTGACAATCTTAAAGGCGTTAATTCTCATCATCAGGCTGAAACTATCTTCAAGGCATTTGGCAGAGCATTACGTATGGCAATAACTAAAGACGAACGTCAAAAAGGCATGATTCCTTCCACCAAAGGCTTGCTTTAA
- the hisC gene encoding histidinol-phosphate transaminase: protein MSFINNWLRPDIKAINAYHIPPSTNMVKLDAMESPFLLSDELTGQYLTYLVDAQLNRYPSASANETQQTLRKLMDIPDEFGVLLGNGSDELIQLLALACDAQDTVLSVEPSFVMYEMIAKFARLNYQSVPLTNDFEIDADVMQKAIETHNPKLIFISYPNNPTGNVFNRIVIERIITSTKAMVVLDEAYYTYATDSFLADIAQYPNLVLLRTVSKIGFAGLRLGLLIATQDTVSQLDKLRLPYNINTLTQVSANFLLQEKNMINANASIILAERQTLFDKLVKINFLKVYLSQANFILFKALNANELFEFLKENGILIKNLSATKQLTDCLRVTIGTEEQNQKFINIVKSFYD, encoded by the coding sequence ATGAGTTTTATTAACAACTGGCTACGCCCTGACATTAAAGCAATTAATGCTTATCATATACCTCCTTCTACCAATATGGTGAAGTTGGATGCGATGGAGTCGCCATTTCTTTTATCTGATGAGTTAACAGGTCAGTATTTGACCTATCTAGTCGATGCACAACTTAATCGCTATCCAAGTGCCAGTGCTAACGAGACACAACAAACTTTGCGTAAGTTGATGGATATTCCTGATGAATTTGGCGTGCTATTGGGCAATGGCTCGGATGAGCTGATTCAACTATTAGCATTGGCATGTGATGCACAAGACACCGTTTTAAGCGTTGAGCCAAGTTTTGTGATGTATGAGATGATTGCAAAATTTGCACGTCTTAATTATCAAAGCGTTCCATTGACGAATGATTTTGAGATTGACGCTGATGTCATGCAAAAGGCGATAGAAACCCACAATCCTAAATTAATTTTTATTTCTTATCCAAATAATCCAACAGGCAATGTATTTAATCGCATAGTTATTGAGCGTATCATCACTTCAACCAAGGCAATGGTGGTGCTTGATGAGGCTTATTATACGTATGCAACGGACAGTTTTTTAGCCGATATTGCTCAGTATCCAAACTTAGTTTTGCTTAGAACGGTTTCTAAAATTGGCTTTGCAGGTTTGCGCTTAGGTTTGTTAATTGCCACGCAAGACACAGTCAGCCAATTAGATAAATTACGCCTACCTTACAACATTAATACCTTAACCCAAGTGAGCGCTAATTTTCTTTTGCAAGAAAAAAACATGATTAATGCCAATGCTAGTATTATTCTTGCTGAGCGTCAGACATTATTTGATAAACTTGTCAAAATAAATTTTTTAAAAGTTTATCTATCGCAAGCAAATTTTATTTTATTTAAAGCACTTAATGCAAACGAACTATTTGAATTTTTGAAAGAAAATGGTATTTTAATTAAAAATTTAAGTGCCACGAAGCAACTAACTGATTGTTTACGTGTGACAATTGGTACTGAAGAGCAAAATCAAAAATTTATCAACATTGTAAAAAGTTTCTATGATTGA
- the sbcB gene encoding exodeoxyribonuclease I gives MKTFYWYDYETFGISPRIDRISQFAGIRTDENFNILDEQMFYCKPTHDCLPSPEACFITGISPQLCEQKGMIEHEFIKKIHVQFSTPNTCVVGYNSIRFDDEFTRHTLYRNFIDPYTWHWQNSNTRWDILDVVRLCYALKKDTSLKWVHDEQGKPVFKLDKLSLTNDIEHANAHDALADVHATIAIAKIIKQTQPQLFDYSFSLREKKTVASKISLLEPMLHTTGMYPAQLSCTRLSVALAYHPEHNDRALVFNLDQDPCILLELGIEALKTLIFTKQSELPKEQERLQIKELIFNKSPMFVPNVYKLEPKIIKQLNIDTNQCMRHLTFIKDNQLKISKVVQDLYKNDQKRIAAKDIDQSLYDGFIDNADKRICNQIQVLSVKELGVFHPKFKDKKLSTLLMHFKARNYPNTLTEEEKEDWFETVQGRVQTGENGYTAIDDYLARINAMRQQHPEQEELWQQLETYSKSFF, from the coding sequence ATGAAAACATTTTATTGGTATGACTATGAAACTTTTGGCATTTCGCCAAGAATAGATAGAATCTCTCAATTTGCTGGTATCAGGACTGATGAGAATTTTAATATTTTAGATGAGCAGATGTTTTACTGCAAGCCAACTCATGATTGTTTGCCATCACCTGAGGCTTGTTTTATAACTGGTATTAGCCCACAATTGTGTGAACAAAAAGGCATGATTGAACATGAATTTATTAAAAAAATTCATGTTCAATTCTCAACGCCAAATACCTGTGTTGTGGGTTACAATTCAATTCGTTTTGATGATGAATTTACTCGTCACACGCTGTATCGTAATTTTATAGACCCTTATACTTGGCATTGGCAAAATAGCAATACTCGCTGGGATATATTAGACGTTGTGCGACTGTGCTACGCACTTAAAAAAGATACAAGCCTTAAATGGGTTCATGATGAACAAGGCAAACCAGTCTTTAAACTTGATAAATTGTCACTTACTAATGACATTGAACATGCAAATGCACATGATGCTTTGGCTGATGTGCACGCCACTATTGCCATTGCTAAAATTATCAAGCAAACACAACCTCAATTGTTTGACTATAGCTTTAGTTTAAGAGAGAAGAAAACAGTCGCCTCTAAAATTAGTCTACTTGAGCCAATGTTACATACAACTGGTATGTATCCAGCACAACTGTCTTGTACTCGATTATCCGTTGCACTGGCTTATCATCCTGAGCATAACGACCGAGCGCTGGTGTTTAACCTGGATCAAGATCCTTGTATTTTGCTAGAACTTGGCATTGAAGCACTTAAAACTTTGATATTTACCAAGCAATCTGAACTACCAAAAGAGCAAGAAAGATTACAAATTAAAGAGTTAATTTTTAATAAAAGTCCGATGTTTGTCCCTAATGTTTATAAACTTGAGCCAAAAATTATTAAGCAGTTAAATATTGATACGAATCAATGTATGCGGCATCTCACTTTTATCAAAGACAACCAACTCAAGATTAGTAAAGTCGTACAAGATTTATACAAAAACGATCAAAAACGCATTGCAGCAAAAGATATAGACCAATCGCTTTATGATGGTTTTATTGACAATGCTGATAAGCGTATTTGCAACCAAATTCAAGTCTTATCTGTTAAAGAATTAGGCGTGTTTCATCCAAAATTTAAGGACAAAAAGCTCTCAACATTACTCATGCACTTTAAAGCTAGAAATTATCCCAACACTTTAACCGAAGAGGAAAAAGAAGACTGGTTTGAAACTGTACAAGGGCGAGTCCAAACAGGTGAAAATGGCTATACAGCTATTGATGATTACCTAGCAAGAATTAACGCAATGAGGCAACAACACCCAGAACAAGAAGAATTATGGCAACAACTTGAAACTTATAGTAAATCGTTCTTTTAG
- a CDS encoding Nif3-like dinuclear metal center hexameric protein, whose amino-acid sequence MIDNKTLSKYCHDYLNVDAFHDYCPNGLQIEGKPNITKIISGVSANQDLIDRAIDEGADALFVHHGFFWKNENSAIIGIKKNRIKALLKHNINLFAYHLPLDAHPKVGNNAQLAQRFNIKNPTSIGDTLVWQGEVDTTLGSFSNTIKQVLSRTPLVFGADDKILKRIAWYSGSAQTYIEHAINIDADCFITGEVSEKIPAIAKENNIAFISAGHHATERYGVQALCQYLSDKFRFKHQFIDIDNHV is encoded by the coding sequence ATGATTGACAATAAAACATTATCTAAGTATTGCCATGATTATCTTAATGTAGATGCATTTCATGATTATTGCCCGAACGGTTTACAAATTGAAGGTAAGCCTAATATTACTAAAATCATTTCAGGCGTGAGTGCCAATCAAGATTTGATTGATAGAGCAATTGATGAAGGGGCAGATGCACTGTTTGTCCATCATGGATTTTTTTGGAAAAATGAAAATTCAGCCATAATAGGCATCAAAAAAAACCGCATTAAAGCACTATTAAAACACAATATTAATTTATTCGCCTACCACCTACCACTCGATGCTCATCCAAAAGTAGGCAACAATGCCCAACTTGCCCAACGCTTTAACATTAAAAACCCCACGTCGATTGGCGATACGCTAGTCTGGCAAGGGGAAGTTGACACTACGCTAGGCAGTTTTTCCAATACCATAAAACAAGTCTTGAGTCGCACGCCGTTAGTTTTTGGTGCGGATGATAAAATATTAAAACGTATCGCATGGTATAGTGGCAGTGCACAAACCTACATTGAACATGCCATTAACATTGATGCCGATTGTTTTATTACGGGTGAAGTCTCTGAGAAAATCCCGGCGATTGCTAAAGAAAACAATATTGCCTTTATCTCTGCAGGACACCACGCCACTGAGCGCTATGGCGTACAAGCCTTATGCCAATACCTAAGCGATAAATTTAGGTTTAAACACCAATTTATTGATATTGATAATCATGTTTAA
- the hisH gene encoding imidazole glycerol phosphate synthase subunit HisH, whose protein sequence is MQSIAIIDYGMGNVRSVQKALEHVAPNDKVFLTDNADLITNVDRIVFPGQGAMGACMKALTQHGLVDVIKRCVDEKPFLGICLGLQLLFDHSEENNGIDGLSIISGNVVKFAKNNLKVPHMGWNTVKQTIEHPLWHNINNYARFYSVHSYYIEASHADVIAGSTNYGIDFTCAITQDKLFAVQFHPEKSQHDGLQLLSNFVSWQI, encoded by the coding sequence GTGCAAAGTATTGCAATTATTGATTATGGCATGGGCAATGTGCGTAGCGTGCAAAAAGCACTTGAGCATGTCGCTCCGAATGATAAAGTTTTTTTGACTGATAATGCTGATTTAATCACAAACGTTGATCGTATTGTTTTTCCAGGACAAGGCGCAATGGGTGCATGTATGAAAGCATTAACACAACATGGATTAGTAGATGTTATCAAGCGTTGTGTTGATGAAAAACCATTTTTGGGCATCTGCTTAGGGTTGCAACTTTTATTTGATCATAGCGAGGAAAATAACGGCATTGATGGTTTGTCCATCATTTCAGGTAATGTTGTTAAATTCGCTAAAAATAACCTCAAAGTACCACATATGGGCTGGAATACGGTGAAACAAACAATAGAGCATCCGCTTTGGCATAATATTAATAACTATGCACGTTTTTATAGTGTGCATAGTTATTATATAGAAGCCAGTCATGCAGATGTGATTGCTGGTTCAACCAATTATGGTATTGATTTCACTTGTGCCATTACTCAAGATAAACTATTTGCAGTGCAATTTCATCCTGAAAAATCACAGCACGATGGTTTGCAATTGCTTAGTAATTTTGTTAGTTGGCAGATTTAA
- a CDS encoding aspartate-semialdehyde dehydrogenase codes for MSKKFDVCVVGATGVVGEAILSILEQRDFPINNLYPLASVNSSGKKVFCQDKSWMVQDLSAFDFSKVQIGLFSAGGSISEKYAPIAAKAGCVVIDNTAYFRRDKDIPLVVPEVNPHVIADYTKRNIIANPNCSTIQMLVALKPIYDAVGIKRINVATYQAVSGSGKEAISELIDQTTKLLSGNTKVDVEVYPKQIAFNVIPHIDVFQDNGYTKEEMKMVWETKKIFEDEDISVNPTAVRVPVIYGHSEAINIETIRKITAAEATNILSKANGVTVMDKRDDGGYATPFVEAISHDDTFVSRIREDISHEKGLNLWVVSDNIRKGAALNTVQIAEILIEEYL; via the coding sequence ATGAGCAAGAAGTTTGATGTTTGTGTTGTGGGCGCAACAGGCGTGGTGGGTGAAGCGATTCTTTCTATTTTAGAGCAGCGCGATTTTCCAATTAATAATTTATATCCTTTAGCGAGTGTCAATTCTTCTGGTAAGAAAGTATTTTGTCAGGATAAAAGTTGGATGGTACAAGACTTAAGTGCCTTTGATTTTTCGAAAGTGCAAATAGGGTTGTTTTCAGCAGGTGGCAGTATTTCTGAGAAATATGCACCGATTGCGGCTAAGGCAGGGTGTGTGGTGATTGATAATACGGCATATTTTCGTCGTGATAAGGATATTCCTTTGGTTGTGCCAGAGGTAAATCCACATGTAATTGCAGATTATACAAAGCGCAATATTATTGCTAATCCAAATTGTTCAACCATTCAAATGCTGGTGGCACTCAAACCGATTTATGATGCGGTGGGGATTAAGCGCATTAATGTGGCGACTTATCAAGCGGTGTCGGGTTCTGGCAAGGAGGCGATTAGTGAATTAATCGACCAAACAACTAAATTATTAAGTGGTAATACTAAGGTTGATGTTGAGGTCTATCCAAAGCAGATTGCGTTTAATGTCATCCCACATATTGATGTTTTTCAAGATAATGGCTATACCAAGGAGGAGATGAAAATGGTATGGGAGACGAAAAAGATTTTTGAGGATGAAGACATTTCAGTTAATCCAACAGCGGTACGTGTGCCTGTTATTTATGGGCATTCTGAAGCGATTAATATCGAAACTATAAGAAAAATTACTGCGGCTGAAGCCACTAATATTTTGTCAAAAGCGAATGGTGTTACGGTTATGGATAAACGCGACGATGGTGGTTATGCCACACCATTTGTTGAAGCAATTAGCCATGATGATACGTTTGTGAGCCGTATCCGTGAGGATATTTCCCATGAAAAAGGCTTAAATCTATGGGTGGTTTCTGATAATATTCGCAAAGGTGCAGCACTCAATACGGTACAAATTGCTGAGATTCTAATTGAGGAGTATTTATAA
- the folK gene encoding 2-amino-4-hydroxy-6-hydroxymethyldihydropteridine diphosphokinase, translating to MANIHINIGSNQNRRENLSKAIGAIQTVFENTVFSRVYESKAFGFKGDNFYNIGINATTHLTISKVVSVLHDIEDNLGRDREVPKFSSRSIDLDLTLYDEVINQRHNLPRGDILKYNFVLMPLAELSPNLIHPQQHKTYDQLRATMNELKSYNIRILNKE from the coding sequence ATGGCTAATATCCACATCAATATCGGCTCAAATCAAAACCGTAGGGAAAATTTGTCTAAGGCTATTGGCGCCATTCAAACAGTATTTGAAAATACAGTTTTTTCTAGGGTTTATGAGTCTAAAGCCTTTGGGTTTAAAGGTGATAATTTTTATAACATTGGTATTAATGCAACCACTCATTTAACAATTTCTAAAGTGGTCAGTGTTTTACATGACATTGAGGATAATCTTGGTAGAGATAGAGAAGTGCCAAAATTTTCATCACGCTCAATTGACCTTGACTTAACTTTATATGATGAAGTTATTAATCAACGTCACAACCTGCCAAGAGGCGATATTCTGAAGTATAACTTTGTACTTATGCCATTGGCAGAATTAAGTCCAAATTTAATCCACCCGCAACAACATAAGACCTATGATCAGTTACGTGCAACTATGAATGAGTTAAAATCGTATAATATTAGAATCTTAAACAAGGAATAA
- the nth gene encoding endonuclease III, producing the protein MNAETRTEMFGRLLKKIPNPTTELNYSTPFELLVAVTLSAQATDKSVNKVTDKLFPIANTPKAIFKLGEDTLRDTIRSIGLFNSKAKHIIQACKILIEKYNSGVPETRKELEALPGVGRKTANVVLNTAFGHPTIAVDTHIYRVANRTAIASGKTVLEVEKKLVKFIPDEYRVPAHHLMILHGRYTCKARSPLCTECILLDLCEYEEKNL; encoded by the coding sequence ATGAACGCCGAGACACGTACAGAAATGTTTGGAAGGTTGCTTAAAAAGATACCAAATCCAACCACAGAATTAAACTATTCAACACCATTTGAACTATTGGTGGCCGTGACATTATCCGCCCAAGCGACTGATAAAAGTGTTAACAAGGTCACTGATAAATTGTTTCCAATTGCCAATACACCTAAAGCTATTTTTAAATTAGGCGAAGACACACTCCGAGACACCATAAGAAGCATTGGTCTGTTCAACTCAAAAGCCAAACACATTATTCAAGCTTGTAAAATTTTGATTGAGAAATACAACTCAGGTGTGCCCGAAACTCGTAAAGAGTTAGAAGCACTACCTGGTGTTGGTCGTAAAACTGCCAATGTTGTGCTTAATACTGCCTTTGGTCATCCAACGATTGCGGTTGATACGCATATTTATCGTGTGGCAAACCGCACCGCTATTGCGAGTGGCAAAACTGTATTAGAGGTAGAGAAAAAATTGGTTAAATTCATCCCTGATGAGTACCGAGTGCCTGCGCACCACTTAATGATTCTACATGGTCGCTATACCTGTAAAGCCCGCTCTCCATTATGTACAGAGTGTATTTTGCTTGACCTTTGTGAATACGAAGAGAAAAACTTATAA
- a CDS encoding thiol:disulfide interchange protein DsbA/DsbL, whose amino-acid sequence MIKKTLFVLLISLSSFAFSQDYEAGIDYIVLDKPVKTTTGDKIEVRELFWYYCPHCYNLEPLINGWLKTKPSNVEFVRQSAMFSKRWLNGAIFYFVLEELNLVEKLHEALFDAIHTKNRRFNSKESFVDWVASFGVDKNKVEKAFDSFSVKIKVNKSKLNTLKYKITGVPVMVINGKYLTDATHAGSHTNMLKVVDFLIKKESKLE is encoded by the coding sequence ATGATAAAAAAGACACTATTTGTCCTGCTAATTTCGCTTTCTAGTTTTGCATTTTCACAAGATTATGAGGCTGGCATAGATTATATAGTACTTGATAAGCCAGTTAAAACGACAACAGGCGATAAAATTGAGGTGCGTGAGTTATTTTGGTACTATTGCCCACATTGTTATAATCTTGAGCCGCTAATAAACGGTTGGCTTAAAACTAAGCCTAGTAATGTTGAGTTTGTGCGCCAATCAGCAATGTTTTCTAAGCGTTGGTTAAATGGGGCGATTTTTTACTTTGTATTAGAAGAATTAAACCTAGTTGAAAAATTGCACGAGGCGTTATTTGATGCAATTCACACAAAGAATAGACGCTTTAACTCTAAAGAGAGTTTTGTTGACTGGGTGGCAAGTTTTGGTGTTGATAAAAATAAGGTCGAAAAAGCATTTGACTCCTTTAGTGTAAAAATTAAAGTGAATAAATCTAAGCTAAACACACTTAAATATAAGATTACTGGTGTGCCAGTTATGGTTATTAATGGTAAATATTTAACCGATGCCACGCATGCAGGCTCGCATACTAATATGCTAAAAGTGGTGGATTTCTTAATTAAGAAAGAAAGCAAACTTGAATGA
- the folB gene encoding dihydroneopterin aldolase yields MDIVFIQGLKIDTVIGIYDWERKIRQDIVLDIEMSTDIKAASKTDHIDQALDYKAVSKRLINFVQNSECQLVETLAEKITQTVLKEFEVTWIKLTLNKGKVLTGARGVGVIIERSNG; encoded by the coding sequence ATGGATATTGTATTTATACAAGGATTAAAAATTGACACCGTTATTGGTATTTACGATTGGGAGCGAAAAATTCGTCAAGATATTGTGCTAGATATTGAGATGTCAACTGATATTAAAGCGGCTAGTAAAACTGATCATATTGACCAAGCCTTGGATTATAAGGCGGTGTCAAAGCGTTTGATTAATTTTGTGCAAAATAGTGAGTGTCAGTTGGTCGAGACCTTGGCAGAAAAGATCACCCAAACTGTATTGAAAGAATTTGAAGTTACTTGGATAAAACTCACTTTGAATAAAGGAAAAGTATTGACAGGTGCACGCGGAGTGGGTGTCATTATTGAGCGTAGTAATGGCTAA
- a CDS encoding cold shock domain-containing protein translates to MSTTGKVKWFDAKKGFGFIEQESGDDVFVHFRAIQGDGYKSLEEGQEVEFDLEDGEKGPQAANVYPK, encoded by the coding sequence ATGTCTACAACAGGAAAAGTCAAATGGTTTGACGCAAAAAAAGGATTTGGTTTTATTGAGCAAGAAAGTGGTGATGATGTATTTGTTCACTTCCGTGCTATTCAAGGCGATGGTTACAAATCATTAGAAGAGGGTCAAGAAGTGGAGTTTGACCTAGAAGATGGTGAAAAAGGTCCGCAAGCCGCGAACGTTTACCCAAAATAA
- the thiD gene encoding bifunctional hydroxymethylpyrimidine kinase/phosphomethylpyrimidine kinase has protein sequence MNDTVLVLSGLDPCGGAGLVADIETINQFGVTPLPIITNLTVQNTASIKSLNKVDCDLLIRQFKHLQADVNFEVVKIGLLSSIKQIKTIAKLVKNKTIILDPIVKSSSDCGFLDVVLIDVLKQQLLPLAKIITPNLAELQILADEQDEQKAIKKLFCNWILLTKTDVSDDVIEHRLYHHETLVQNFIYQKLPGDYHGSGCTLSSAISALIASGLGVEIACKCALEYTYQTLLNAKSIGKMQFHPNRQKPS, from the coding sequence TTGAATGATACAGTTTTAGTCTTATCAGGACTTGACCCTTGTGGCGGCGCAGGATTGGTTGCTGATATTGAAACTATTAATCAATTTGGTGTAACACCGTTACCTATTATTACTAACCTTACGGTACAAAATACAGCATCAATTAAAAGCTTGAATAAAGTGGATTGCGATTTACTTATTAGGCAGTTTAAACATTTGCAAGCCGATGTTAATTTTGAAGTGGTGAAAATTGGCTTGTTATCTTCAATTAAGCAAATTAAAACCATTGCCAAGTTGGTTAAAAATAAAACTATCATCCTTGATCCAATTGTGAAATCTAGTAGTGATTGTGGTTTTTTAGATGTTGTTTTAATTGATGTTTTAAAACAACAATTGTTACCATTAGCAAAAATTATCACGCCTAATTTAGCAGAATTACAAATTTTGGCAGATGAGCAAGATGAACAAAAGGCCATTAAAAAACTCTTTTGTAATTGGATTTTACTCACTAAAACTGATGTATCTGACGATGTCATTGAACATCGGTTGTATCACCACGAAACACTAGTTCAGAATTTTATTTATCAAAAGTTACCTGGTGATTATCATGGCTCTGGTTGTACACTCTCTAGTGCAATCAGTGCATTAATTGCATCAGGCTTGGGTGTTGAAATTGCTTGCAAGTGCGCTCTGGAGTATACTTATCAAACTTTGTTAAACGCCAAGAGTATTGGTAAAATGCAGTTTCATCCTAATAGACAAAAACCATCATGA